The sequence below is a genomic window from Chryseobacterium foetidum.
AAATCTTTCATCCAATCAAATCAACGATTTGAACGATTCTGAATTTCCCAAGAAATTAAAATACCTCGAACTTCAGAAAAATACCATTACGGCAATTCCTGAATCTGTTTTAAATTTAAAAAACTTAGAATTTTTAAACATCGGAGAAAATAAGATCACTAAAATTTCCCCGAAAATAAAGAACATGAAAAAACTGTCGGGTTTAAATCTCGCCAATAACCATCTGGAATCACTTCCACAGGAAATTACCCAGTTGAAAAACTTAAAAACTTTGATTCTCAACGGAAATCCATTGAAAAAAGATGAGGTAGAACACCTCAGAAAAAAAATGCCGGAAACCCAGATCTATTTCTAGATTATCCGCCAACCCTCTTGGTCTTGAAGCCCATTTCTTTAAGGATATCCATTATTTTATCACGGTTATCGCCCTGTATGATAATCGTTCCATCCTTTTCAGAACCACCGATTCCTAAGGTGGTTTTTATTTTTTTGGAGATTTTTTTCAAATCTTCCTCACTTCCTTCCCAGCCTTCAACTACAGTTACGGGTTTTCCGTTTCTGCCTTTTTTTTCAAATTTACAAACCAGAGGTTCTTTTTGTTTAAAAGCTTCCTGCGGCATTTCAAAATCCTGCTCTTCGTGCTCAGGGAAAAGGTTTTTTAGTTGGTCTCTTAAATCCATGGGGCAAAATTAAAAAATTCTCTTCAAAAAAGAATGTAGAATGTTTATTCTAATTCGAAAGCTTATTTTCTATATAGAATTTTGTCTTCTAATATAACAATATTCCCACTTGTATTAAAGAGGAAATCATTATAAACTCTTAATTCTTTTTGATCTTTAACAAGTTTATCAGAAGTTTTGCTGTCGAACCAATTGTTCAAAAAAACATCAATGTTCGTGATTTGTGAATCAGATTCTGAGTTACTCATAGTGTTTTTTAATGAATCAATTTTCTCTTTATCATAAAGCATTTCAGCTTGAATAAAACTATCAGAAGGTCCTGCAAGGATACCTTTAGAATTATCAATGTAAATGTGTTGAAATTTAACGTTTTGTGGTTTGAATTTAGAAACATCTAATATGTTTTGTAAATCAGATGGATTTTCTGATACAATCTTAATTTTATTCGATTTTTCATGATAATTACATGATAAAAGAAATGATGCTGAACTCAGAACAATGTATTTTTTAATTTTTATCATATCTTAAAATTAGTAATTACTAAATATAATAATATTACAATTAAAAATGTTTTTAATCTTGAGTTTTAACAGCTTTTAATCAAAATTTAAGCACCACAAATTCGGATTTTCATTTATAAATGGATAAATTTGTTTTGTTAAAATTTTCAAAGAATGTCAAAAAAAGCAATATTAGCAATCCTTGACGGATGGGGAATCGGTCTGAAACCTGAAGTTTCGGCTATCGAACAGGCCAACACACCGTTTATGGACAGCTGTTTCCAGAAATTTCCACATACAACCCTTGAAGCAAGCGGTCTTGCCGTAGGTCTTCCTGTAGGACAGATGGGAAATTCTGAAGTAGGTCACATGAATCTGGGTGCCGGAAGAGTAGTTTATCAGAATCTTGTAAAACTCAACATGGCAGTTGAAGAGGGAACCCTTGGTCACGAAAAAGTAATTGTTGACGCTTTTGATTATGCTAAAAGAGAAAATAAAGCAGTTCATTTCATCGGTTTGGTTTCAAACGGTGGTGTGCATTCGCATATTAATCACTTAAAAGGACTTTTGACGGCAGCCAAAAATTTTGGTTTGAATGAAAACGTTTATGTTCACGCATTTACAGACGGCCGCGACTGTGATCCACATTCAGGATTAGGTTTTATTCAGGAACTTCAGCAGCACATGTCTGAAACTACAGGAGAATTGGCAACGGTCACCGGAAGATACTTTGCGATGGACAGAGACAGAAGATGGGAGCGTGTGAGGCTGGCTTACGATGCGATGTGTTCAGGTATTGGATTTAGAACGACTGATGCTCTGTCTGCGATTCAGGATTCATATAACGATAATATTACAGATGAATTTATCAAACCCATCATTCTTACCAAAGAAACGCAGGTTGGAAATATTGTTCCGATGGCGAAGATGGTGGATGGCGATGTGGTGATCTGCTTCAACTTCCGTACAGACAGAGGTCGTGAAATCACAGAAGTGCTTTGTCAGCAGGATATGCCGGATTATCAGATGAGAAAACTGGATTTGTATTATGTGACATTGACCAATTACGACAAAACATATCAGAATGTAAAAGTTGTTTTTGACGAAAATGTTCTGACAGAAACAATGGGCGAAATTTTGGAAAGAAACGGCAAAACGCAAATCAGAATCGCTGAAACTGAAAAATATCCGCACGTTACTTTTTTCTTTTCCGGCGGCAGAGAAGAAGAATTCCATGGAGAAAGAAGATTGCTTTGTCCGAGCCCGAAAGACGTTCCGACTTACGATTTAAAACCTGAAATGTCAGCTTACGATATTACCAATGTTATTTTGCCTGAATTGAAGAGACAGTCCGCAGATTTTATCTGTTTAAATTTCGCCAATACTGATATGGTGGGGCACACGGGAGATTTTGATGCTGCTGTTAAAGCAGCTGAAACGGTGGATAAATGTATCGAACAGGTGGCTACAACTGCTTACGAAAATGATTATGCAGTTTTCATTTTGGCAGACCACGGAAATTCTGACGTAATGAGAAACCCTGACGGATCGCCAAATACACAACATTCAACCAACTTAGTTCCATTAATTGTGATGGATAAAGACCATGAATGGAATCTTACAGCGGGGAAACTTGGAGACATTGCACCAACTATTTTAAAAGTCATGGGTGTGGAAATTCCAGCAATAATGACAGGAAATATTCTTGCAAATTAAAAATAAACTCAGCAATATAAAGGTAAAAAGACCGTTATCAGAATAGCGGTCTTGCATGATAATCATCATAACGTTGTCGTTATTATGTTACAAATAATAAATTATGTTATATCTTTGCAACTCATATAAATCAATTTAGAATGTATCAAAGCTTGGTAAGGAAAGAAGTAATGGGAATTTTGGAAAAAGAAGTTGGTTCTTTCCTTGATAAATTTTTAACCCCAATTGAAAAAATTTGGCAGCCGTCAGACTACCTTCCGGATCCGTCAAGCGCTGATTTTAAATA
It includes:
- a CDS encoding translation initiation factor, producing MDLRDQLKNLFPEHEEQDFEMPQEAFKQKEPLVCKFEKKGRNGKPVTVVEGWEGSEEDLKKISKKIKTTLGIGGSEKDGTIIIQGDNRDKIMDILKEMGFKTKRVGG
- the gpmI gene encoding 2,3-bisphosphoglycerate-independent phosphoglycerate mutase translates to MSKKAILAILDGWGIGLKPEVSAIEQANTPFMDSCFQKFPHTTLEASGLAVGLPVGQMGNSEVGHMNLGAGRVVYQNLVKLNMAVEEGTLGHEKVIVDAFDYAKRENKAVHFIGLVSNGGVHSHINHLKGLLTAAKNFGLNENVYVHAFTDGRDCDPHSGLGFIQELQQHMSETTGELATVTGRYFAMDRDRRWERVRLAYDAMCSGIGFRTTDALSAIQDSYNDNITDEFIKPIILTKETQVGNIVPMAKMVDGDVVICFNFRTDRGREITEVLCQQDMPDYQMRKLDLYYVTLTNYDKTYQNVKVVFDENVLTETMGEILERNGKTQIRIAETEKYPHVTFFFSGGREEEFHGERRLLCPSPKDVPTYDLKPEMSAYDITNVILPELKRQSADFICLNFANTDMVGHTGDFDAAVKAAETVDKCIEQVATTAYENDYAVFILADHGNSDVMRNPDGSPNTQHSTNLVPLIVMDKDHEWNLTAGKLGDIAPTILKVMGVEIPAIMTGNILAN